The following proteins are encoded in a genomic region of Brachypodium distachyon strain Bd21 chromosome 1, Brachypodium_distachyon_v3.0, whole genome shotgun sequence:
- the LOC100834073 gene encoding protein DETOXIFICATION 48 isoform X2 — translation MAVTGLVMYSRSLISMLFLGQLGELALAGGSLALGFANITGYSVLSGLALGMEPICGQAFGARRGKVLALALHRTVLLLLAVALPISLLWITSTGHILRLLGQDKAVSAAAQTFAAYASADLAVLAVLHPLRVYLRSQNLTLPITACSLFSVLLHGPINYLLVSRLGMGVAGVALAVALTDLNLLLSLLCFLVISGAHRDSWVGPTADCLRGWAGMLRLAVPTAAAVCLEWWWYELMIVLSGLLANPRAAVASMGILIQATSLVYVFPSSLGQGASTRVSHKLGGGRPQGARRAAGAALAIGLVVGAVASAFMVSVRNHWGRMFTSDSEILRLTAVALPIAGLCELGNCPQTAGCGVLRGSARPASGARINLASFYLVGMPVGLALAFGARLGFAGLWLGLLAAQAACAVWMARAVAATDWDVEVSRANELTKSTTTASHAAECNTGPSSVVATSTKTAAITTTTTSSGSAVGYVPISEGSNDDALEKLEEGLMAMASSGVGVSSATNASSSSAGCTTMAEGKEQRRGDVSETERAPLIRVGDDEEEHDGDGDGRGGGPGQV, via the coding sequence ATGGCGGTGACGGGGCTGGTCATGTACTCGCGCTCGCTCATCTCCATGCTCTTCCTGGGCCAGCTGGGGGAGCTGGCACTCGCCGGCGGGTCCCTGGCGCTGGGCTTCGCCAACATCACCGGCTACTCCGTGCTGTCCGGCCTGGCGCTCGGCATGGAGCCCATCTGCGGGCAGGCCTTCGGGGCCCGCCGGGGCAAGGTCCTGGCCCTGGCGCTCCACCGCACCGTGctgctcctcctggccgtGGCGCTCCCCATCTCCCTCCTGTGGATCACTTCCACGGGCCACATACTCAGATTGCTGGGCCAGGACAAGGCCGTGTCCGCCGCGGCCCAGACGTTCGCGGCGTACGCGTCGGCCGACCTGGCCGTGCTCGCCGTGCTGCACCCGCTCCGGGTCTACCTCCGGTCCCAGAACCTGACGCTGCCAATCACGGCATGCTCCCTCTTCTCCGTGCTGCTCCATGGCCCCATCAACTACCTCCTCGTGTCGCGCCTCGGCATGGGCGTGGCCGGGGTGGCGCTCGCCGTCGCGCTCACCGACCTCAACCTGCTGCTGTCGCTGCTCTGCTTCCTCGTCATCTCGGGGGCCCACAGGGACTCGTGGGTTGGGCCGACCGCCGACTGCCTCCGCGGCTGGGCCGGGATGCTCCGGCTCGCCGTgcccaccgccgcggccgtctGCCTCGAGTGGTGGTGGTACGAGCTCATGATCGTGCTGTCGGGGCTCCTGGCAaacccgcgcgccgccgtggcgTCCATGGGCATCCTCATCCAGGCAACCTCGCTCGTCTACGTCTTCCCGTCCTCGCTCGGCCAGGGCGCGTCCACGCGGGTCAGCCACAAGCTCGGCGGGGGCCGGCCCCAGGGCGCGCGccgggccgccggcgccgcgctcgCCATCGGCCTCGTCGTGGGCGCCGTGGCGTCCGCCTTCATGGTGTCCGTGCGCAACCACTGGGGCCGCATGTTCACGTCCGACTCCGAGATCCTGCGGCTCACGGCCGTGGCGCTCCCCATCGCGGGGCTGTGCGAGCTCGGCAACTGCCCGCAGACGGCCGGGTGCGGGGTGCTGCGTGGCAGCGCGCGCCCGGCCAGCGGCGCCCGGATCAACCTGGCGTCCTTCTACCTCGTGGGGATGCCGGTCGGCCTGGCGCTGGCCTTCGGGGCGCGCCTGGGCTTCGCGGGACTATGGCTCGGCCTCCTGGCTGCGCAGGCGGCGTGCGCGGTCTGGATGGCGCGCGCCGTGGCCGCCACTGACTGGGACGTCGAGGTGTCCCGCGCCAATGAGCTCACCAAATCGACCACCACAGCCAGCCACGCCGCGGAATGCAACACCGGCCCAAGCAGTGTTGTCGCAACTAGCACCAAAACAGCCGCAATTACGACCACTACTACTAGCAGCGGCAGTGCCGTCGGCTACGTGCCGATCAGCGAGGGAAGCAACGACGACGCACTGGAGAAGCTGGAGGAAGGGCTCATGGCCATGGCCAGCTCTGGTGTTGGCGTTAGCAGCGCCACCAatgccagcagcagcagtgctgGTTGTACGACGATGGCTGAGGGaaaggagcagaggaggggcGACGTCTCGGAGACGGAGAGGGCCCCGCTGATCAGAGTGggggacgacgaggaggagcacgatGGCGATGGCGACGGCCGTGGGGGTGGCCCTGGCCAAGTCTAG
- the LOC100834073 gene encoding protein DETOXIFICATION 48 isoform X1, producing the protein MCNTGSSPPPSPPLTAFKNSSQLLHPCKDDDAGLLGHAPVLSKVAGEARAIGCLSVPMAVTGLVMYSRSLISMLFLGQLGELALAGGSLALGFANITGYSVLSGLALGMEPICGQAFGARRGKVLALALHRTVLLLLAVALPISLLWITSTGHILRLLGQDKAVSAAAQTFAAYASADLAVLAVLHPLRVYLRSQNLTLPITACSLFSVLLHGPINYLLVSRLGMGVAGVALAVALTDLNLLLSLLCFLVISGAHRDSWVGPTADCLRGWAGMLRLAVPTAAAVCLEWWWYELMIVLSGLLANPRAAVASMGILIQATSLVYVFPSSLGQGASTRVSHKLGGGRPQGARRAAGAALAIGLVVGAVASAFMVSVRNHWGRMFTSDSEILRLTAVALPIAGLCELGNCPQTAGCGVLRGSARPASGARINLASFYLVGMPVGLALAFGARLGFAGLWLGLLAAQAACAVWMARAVAATDWDVEVSRANELTKSTTTASHAAECNTGPSSVVATSTKTAAITTTTTSSGSAVGYVPISEGSNDDALEKLEEGLMAMASSGVGVSSATNASSSSAGCTTMAEGKEQRRGDVSETERAPLIRVGDDEEEHDGDGDGRGGGPGQV; encoded by the exons ATGTGCAACACCGGCAGCAGTCctcccccgtcgccgccgctcacCGCCTTCAAGAATTCCTCGCAGCTGCTCCACCCCTGCAaggacgacgacgccggcctcctcggccatgCGCCGGTGCTCTCCAAG GTGGCCGGCGAGGCGCGGGCGATCGGGTGTCTGTCGGTGCCGATGGCGGTGACGGGGCTGGTCATGTACTCGCGCTCGCTCATCTCCATGCTCTTCCTGGGCCAGCTGGGGGAGCTGGCACTCGCCGGCGGGTCCCTGGCGCTGGGCTTCGCCAACATCACCGGCTACTCCGTGCTGTCCGGCCTGGCGCTCGGCATGGAGCCCATCTGCGGGCAGGCCTTCGGGGCCCGCCGGGGCAAGGTCCTGGCCCTGGCGCTCCACCGCACCGTGctgctcctcctggccgtGGCGCTCCCCATCTCCCTCCTGTGGATCACTTCCACGGGCCACATACTCAGATTGCTGGGCCAGGACAAGGCCGTGTCCGCCGCGGCCCAGACGTTCGCGGCGTACGCGTCGGCCGACCTGGCCGTGCTCGCCGTGCTGCACCCGCTCCGGGTCTACCTCCGGTCCCAGAACCTGACGCTGCCAATCACGGCATGCTCCCTCTTCTCCGTGCTGCTCCATGGCCCCATCAACTACCTCCTCGTGTCGCGCCTCGGCATGGGCGTGGCCGGGGTGGCGCTCGCCGTCGCGCTCACCGACCTCAACCTGCTGCTGTCGCTGCTCTGCTTCCTCGTCATCTCGGGGGCCCACAGGGACTCGTGGGTTGGGCCGACCGCCGACTGCCTCCGCGGCTGGGCCGGGATGCTCCGGCTCGCCGTgcccaccgccgcggccgtctGCCTCGAGTGGTGGTGGTACGAGCTCATGATCGTGCTGTCGGGGCTCCTGGCAaacccgcgcgccgccgtggcgTCCATGGGCATCCTCATCCAGGCAACCTCGCTCGTCTACGTCTTCCCGTCCTCGCTCGGCCAGGGCGCGTCCACGCGGGTCAGCCACAAGCTCGGCGGGGGCCGGCCCCAGGGCGCGCGccgggccgccggcgccgcgctcgCCATCGGCCTCGTCGTGGGCGCCGTGGCGTCCGCCTTCATGGTGTCCGTGCGCAACCACTGGGGCCGCATGTTCACGTCCGACTCCGAGATCCTGCGGCTCACGGCCGTGGCGCTCCCCATCGCGGGGCTGTGCGAGCTCGGCAACTGCCCGCAGACGGCCGGGTGCGGGGTGCTGCGTGGCAGCGCGCGCCCGGCCAGCGGCGCCCGGATCAACCTGGCGTCCTTCTACCTCGTGGGGATGCCGGTCGGCCTGGCGCTGGCCTTCGGGGCGCGCCTGGGCTTCGCGGGACTATGGCTCGGCCTCCTGGCTGCGCAGGCGGCGTGCGCGGTCTGGATGGCGCGCGCCGTGGCCGCCACTGACTGGGACGTCGAGGTGTCCCGCGCCAATGAGCTCACCAAATCGACCACCACAGCCAGCCACGCCGCGGAATGCAACACCGGCCCAAGCAGTGTTGTCGCAACTAGCACCAAAACAGCCGCAATTACGACCACTACTACTAGCAGCGGCAGTGCCGTCGGCTACGTGCCGATCAGCGAGGGAAGCAACGACGACGCACTGGAGAAGCTGGAGGAAGGGCTCATGGCCATGGCCAGCTCTGGTGTTGGCGTTAGCAGCGCCACCAatgccagcagcagcagtgctgGTTGTACGACGATGGCTGAGGGaaaggagcagaggaggggcGACGTCTCGGAGACGGAGAGGGCCCCGCTGATCAGAGTGggggacgacgaggaggagcacgatGGCGATGGCGACGGCCGTGGGGGTGGCCCTGGCCAAGTCTAG